CTGATATCGTTCCTCCAGTACCAACTCCAACTACAAAGTGTGTAATTTTACCTTCAGTTTGCTCCCAAATTTCTGGACCAGTACTTTCATAATGTCCTTTAGCATTACTTGGGTTGTCATATTGATTAACATACCAAGCATTTTCAGTTTCTTCTGCTAATCTTTTAGAAACAGAATAATAACTTCTTGGGTCGTCTGGTTCAACATTTGTTGGACAAACAACCACCTCAGCTCCTACTGCTTTTAAGATATCAATCTTTTCTTTACTCTGCTTATCTGCCATTACAAACACACATTTGTAACCTTTAACAATTGCAGCTAACGCTAATCCCATTCCAGTATTACCAGAAGTTCCTTCAATAATAGTTCCTCCAGGTTTTAATCTTCCATCAGCCTCTGCATCTTCAATCATTTTAAGAGCCATTCTATCCTTTACTGAGTTTCCAGGATTGAAAGTCTCGTATTTAGATAATACTAAACATGGTAATTCCTCTGCGAGTTTAT
This genomic window from Tenacibaculum sp. 190524A05c contains:
- a CDS encoding PLP-dependent cysteine synthase family protein — its product is MKYAKNILETIGNTPLVKINKLAEELPCLVLSKYETFNPGNSVKDRMALKMIEDAEADGRLKPGGTIIEGTSGNTGMGLALAAIVKGYKCVFVMADKQSKEKIDILKAVGAEVVVCPTNVEPDDPRSYYSVSKRLAEETENAWYVNQYDNPSNAKGHYESTGPEIWEQTEGKITHFVVGVGTGGTISGVGKYLKEKNPNIKVWGIDTYGSVFKKYHETGIFDENEIYPYVTEGIGEDILPKNVDFSIIDGFTKVTDKDAAVYTQLLAKKEGMFLGNSAGAAMKGLLQLKEHFTKDDVVVVLFHDHGSRYVGKMFNDDWMKKMGYLD